TTGGCCTGGGTGGCTTCGCTGCGGCCGGCGCGGGTCACGGCCATCGCCAGGGTGCCGGAGAAGGTGAGGTAGGGCGCGATGTCGAAGGCATCGGCCAGGCCCCAGCGGCCGTCCGTGAACAGCAGGCCGTGGTTGCGGGGGTGGTCGTCGCCGTTGCCGCACAGGGCGTTGAAGGCCATGCGGCGCCAGAGTTCGCGCTTCAGCCTGGTGCTGTCCACATCGCTGCGGCCGCACCAGCGTTGCAGCTCGTGCGCCAGCGCGACGTAGGAGCGGCTGCGGTCGCCACGGGTCGGCTGGTCCAGCCGCAGCACGGTGTGGGCACTGGCGTAGAGGCGCCGCAGCGTGCGGCCCTGCGCGTCCACCTCGCGGTCGAAGCGGCGCACCAGCAGCAGCTCGCGCTCGTCACCCACCCGATGGAAGGCCACCTCGGCCGCCTGGACGCCACAGCGCGCGGCCAGGCGCATCGCCAGGTACTCGCGCAGCGGGGCATGCGGGGGGTCGCCACGGTCCTGCAGCTTGGCGATCCAGAGCTGGCCCTGGTGCATCACCGTCAGCTTGGGGCGCTCACCGCCCAGGCTGGTGCCGTGCAGGCCTTTGACGCCCCGAACGGCCTGGCTGCTCGGCCGCTCCGGCGGCAGGCTGCGCAGGAAGTCCATCAGATCCTGCGACGTCGGCGCCTGAAAGGCCAGCTTGCGCTCGATGTCGTCGCAGACTTCCACGGCACCGACCGCGTCGCCCTCCGACAGCTCCAGGCGCTGCAGCGGGTCGGTAAGGGACACGCCCTGCAGCTGCTCCAACAGGGCCAGGCCGAAACCCTCCGGGCTGGCGTCACGGAACACACCGAACAGGCCACCCTGCCGGGTTTCGCGCCACCCGCGGGCCGAGCGCGTGAAGGGCAGGTTGAGCGGGTCCAGGGCCAGCGCGCCGGGCAACTCGCGGTAGGCCGGGTCGTAGACGAAGCGGCCCACGCCGCCCTCCAGCGTGAAGCTGCCGCAGCGCTGTGGCTCCGACTGGCCCGGCAGCCAGACCCACACCGGCTTGCTGCGCGCGCTCATCGCGACGCACCCCGCACCCGCTTGGGCAACTGCGCTTCCAGCAGGGCGACATCGCCCTCCTCCCGGCCGAGCTGGCCCACCTGGGTCGAAAAGCCCTGCAGCAGGTCGAGCGCCCAGAGCACCGCCAGCCAGTAGCCCATCTGCACGGTGGGCGCGCCTTTCTCGATGGCGACCACGGTGCTCAGGCCGATGCCGGCCTTGGCGGCCAGGTCGGCCTGGGTCAGCTGGCGGGCGCGGCGGGCCACACGCACGCGCTCGCTCAAGGCCAGCAGCACGTCCTCAGCCTCGAAGGGCAGCCGCTTCAGGTCGGCAGATTTTTTCATTGGACAACTGCAATTGGTCTTATTGATTGCCTAAACAACTCTAACGGTTTCGGTCAGTCTAGCAAACCTGGCCCCATCCGGCGATGGCCGGCACCGCGGCAGGCGGCGCCCCTAAACCAAAGTGCAATAGCGCGAAGCGCGCTGCGTCCCTAGATTTGATGCCACGCCGCCGGCCCGCTGCACTCGACTGCAACGGACGACGCGCTGCGGCCCGCGGCCTGCGGATCGCACGGCACACATCCCACGCTAGGAGACAAGCACCATGGCCTTGCTCGAACGCCACGAGTGGTACGACATCGCGCGCAGCACGAACTGGACGCCTTCGTACGTCCCGGAGTCCGAACTCTTCCCCGACCAGATGACCGGCGCGATGGGCGTGCCGATGGCGGCCTGGGAGGTCTACGACGAGCCCTACAAGACCTCGTTTCCCGAGTACGTGAAGATCCAGCGCGAGAAGGACGCCGGGGCCTACTCGGTGAAGGCGGCGCTGGAGCGCAGCCGGATGTTCGAGGAGGCCGATCCGGGCTGGCTGTCGATCCTGAAGGCGCACTACGGCGCGATCGCGCTGGGCGAGTACGCGGCGATGAGCGCGGAGGCGCGCATGACGCGCTTCGGCCGGGCGCCGGGCATGCGCAACATGGCGACCTTCGGGATGATGGACGAGAACCGCCACGCGCAGATCCAGCTGTACTTCCCGCACAGCTACTGCCCCAAGGACCGCCAGTTCGACTGGGCGCACAAGGCGTATCACACCAACGAGTGGGGCGCGATCGCGGCGCGGCACACCTTCGACGACCTGTTCCTGTCGCGCAGCGCCACGGACATCGCGGTGATGCTGACCTTCGCCTTCGAGACCGGCTTCACCAACATGCAGTTCCTCGGCCTGGCGGCGGATGCGGCCGAGGCTGGGGACTTCACCTTCTCCAGCCTGATCTCCAGCATCCAGACCGATGAGTCGCGCCACGCACAGATCGGCGGGCCGGCGCTGCAGGTGCTGATCCGCAATGGCCGCAAGGAGGAGGCGCAGAAGCTGGTGGACGTGGCGATCGCCCGCGCCTGGCGGCTGTTCAGCCTGCTGACCGGCTCGTCGATGGACTACTCCACGCCGCTGGAGCACCGCAAGCAGAGCTTCAAGGAGTTCATGCGCGAGTGGATCGTCGGCCAGTTCGAGCGCACGCTGATCGACCTGGGGCTGGACCTGCCCTGGTACTGGGACCAGATGATCAACGAGTTCGACTACCAGCATCACGCCTACCAGATGGGCATCTGGTTCTGGCGCCCGACGCTGTGGTGGAACGTCGCGGCCGGCATGACGCCGGAGTGCCGCGACTGGCTGGAGGAGAAGTACCCGGGCTGGAACGACACCTTCGGCCAGTGCTGGGACGTGATCATCGACAACCTGCTGGCCGGCCGGCGCGAGCTGACCTACCCGGAGACGCTGCCGATCGTCTGCAACATGAGCCAGATCCCGATCTGCAACATCCCGGGCAAGGGCTGGGCGGTCAAGGACTACCCGCTGGACTACCAGGGCCGGACCTACCACTTCAACAGCGAAATCGACCGCTGGGTGTTCCAGCAGGACCCCGTGCGCTACCGCGACCACCTGACGCTGGTGGACCGCTTCCTGGCCGGGCAGATCCAACCGCCCAACCTGGGCGGCGCGCTGCAGTACATGAACCTGGCCCCCGGCGAGATCGGCGACGACGCGCACCAGTACGCCTGGGTGGAAGCCTGGCGCGCACGTCGCGCCGCCGAGCAGAAGAAGGCAGCCTGAGGAGAGCGACATGGCCCTGTTCCCCGTGATTTCCAATTTCCAGTACGACTTCGTGCTGCAACTCGTTCCGGTCGACACCGAGAACACGATGGACGAAGTCGCCGCCGCCGCCGCGCACCACTCGGTGGGCCGGCGCGTGGCCCCGCGGCCCGACAAGGTGGTGCGGGTGCGCCGCCAGGGTGCGGAGGACTTCTTCCCGCGCGCCGCCAGGCTGAGCGAGACCGACATCAAGCCGATGGAGGCCCTCGAATTCATCTTCACCGACGCCTGAGGA
The Sphaerotilus microaerophilus DNA segment above includes these coding regions:
- a CDS encoding type II toxin-antitoxin system HipA family toxin; translation: MSARSKPVWVWLPGQSEPQRCGSFTLEGGVGRFVYDPAYRELPGALALDPLNLPFTRSARGWRETRQGGLFGVFRDASPEGFGLALLEQLQGVSLTDPLQRLELSEGDAVGAVEVCDDIERKLAFQAPTSQDLMDFLRSLPPERPSSQAVRGVKGLHGTSLGGERPKLTVMHQGQLWIAKLQDRGDPPHAPLREYLAMRLAARCGVQAAEVAFHRVGDERELLLVRRFDREVDAQGRTLRRLYASAHTVLRLDQPTRGDRSRSYVALAHELQRWCGRSDVDSTRLKRELWRRMAFNALCGNGDDHPRNHGLLFTDGRWGLADAFDIAPYLTFSGTLAMAVTRAGRSEATQANLLHDCALFGTTMEEAREFLSTSRERITEAWPQELVACGYRGDEVLLPPALA
- a CDS encoding helix-turn-helix domain-containing protein produces the protein MKKSADLKRLPFEAEDVLLALSERVRVARRARQLTQADLAAKAGIGLSTVVAIEKGAPTVQMGYWLAVLWALDLLQGFSTQVGQLGREEGDVALLEAQLPKRVRGASR
- a CDS encoding toluene monooxygenase, producing MALLERHEWYDIARSTNWTPSYVPESELFPDQMTGAMGVPMAAWEVYDEPYKTSFPEYVKIQREKDAGAYSVKAALERSRMFEEADPGWLSILKAHYGAIALGEYAAMSAEARMTRFGRAPGMRNMATFGMMDENRHAQIQLYFPHSYCPKDRQFDWAHKAYHTNEWGAIAARHTFDDLFLSRSATDIAVMLTFAFETGFTNMQFLGLAADAAEAGDFTFSSLISSIQTDESRHAQIGGPALQVLIRNGRKEEAQKLVDVAIARAWRLFSLLTGSSMDYSTPLEHRKQSFKEFMREWIVGQFERTLIDLGLDLPWYWDQMINEFDYQHHAYQMGIWFWRPTLWWNVAAGMTPECRDWLEEKYPGWNDTFGQCWDVIIDNLLAGRRELTYPETLPIVCNMSQIPICNIPGKGWAVKDYPLDYQGRTYHFNSEIDRWVFQQDPVRYRDHLTLVDRFLAGQIQPPNLGGALQYMNLAPGEIGDDAHQYAWVEAWRARRAAEQKKAA
- a CDS encoding toluene-4-monooxygenase system B family protein; its protein translation is MALFPVISNFQYDFVLQLVPVDTENTMDEVAAAAAHHSVGRRVAPRPDKVVRVRRQGAEDFFPRAARLSETDIKPMEALEFIFTDA